GAGAAGAGATGCTGCTATGTTTGGAGCGGCATGACCGGAGGGCCCTGAGACAAAACAGCTGAGATCtgtcagcagagagaggggagttcCAGGAAGTCTGGGACTTGACCCCTGGTCTCACCAGTGTTCACTGTAATCAAACAGCCACATTATCTGAGCAATAGTGGACGAAGACAACTCCCCAAGGAGAGATGTTATGGTTAGAGACAGACTGGTGCAGAACCTGTTGGCTGaggctttgtctgtgtgtgtgataagTCATTATTACACAGTTGGACCAGAAATGGAGATTTCTTACTCAGCCCTGAAACAGTGAGACATTTAACATAGCGCCAGCGGAACAAGCCTCGGATTCTGGCATTGAGAAGTCGTGTTGCTGATTTGAAGCAAATTACAATCCTGACTGAGGGGTAGAAATAACCTCAGCCACCCTCTGGTttgttataaaaataaaaatgcctGCATATGAAGTAAACATATAATTTGTAACTAGCGGGCGGGACCGTTTCAGACTCAATCTGGCCTGTAATCTAGCAACTGATCCACAATACTCCACAAAACTTTCTCATGTTGCTTTGTTTGTGGCGTATAAATCTGCTCTCTGCCATTGAAGGTTGACATGTCGACGATAACATCATGCTCATTAGACTGAAGCAGACATGAGGACACTACAAAGGGGTCAGCACTACATGATTACAAATGGCCTCCTTTGCATGGACATGCGTCAGTCTGTTATAGCACCTCGAAGAGATTAGCATAACAGTTGTCTGAAGTTGGAGGTTAAGATTCTGTATTGGTGAGACATGGACCTCTTTAGAATTACTAAATGCCAAATTCTTCCCTATTAGGAAGGGTTGATAATTAATGCACCTTGTTCATGACTGAATGAGTGGATATCTTAGATTAAAAATGTAATTCACATGCTTTTCCCTGACTATGAAAAGTATTAGAGGATTCAAGTATTGATATTACATTAGTCCATgagatgtttatttttatttgtatttttatgattCAACTTTTTGTACAACTTCTAGGTTGGGACAGGCGTTCATAGCCTCAGCCTGTTAGGTGATTGACTTGTAAAATAAAATGGACGTTATCTGATTGATGGCATGTCTAACTGCCATCACGCTTACCTATGTAGATTGTGATTTGAGAAGTCTTTGGTTTTATAACTGGACACTATAGAGCAGCCATGTAGATGCATCCTTGTTTGCTGTATACATGCCAATCCATTTGAGTTAACATATAACCAGTCCATGTATAGCTAGCACTGAGCAAGTCTGGGTTCTGTGATGTGGGCACAGCACACAGTGCCATTTCCAATCTCTGCACTTTATTGCACAAGAGATTGAAAACTTGTATAAAAGCAAATATCTGGTTTTGTCCTAACTTTGATTTACTGGCTAATTGAGTTCATGCTgcatttgaagaaaaaaaaaagtacGTTTCACGAACACCCTGGATGTTGATGTATTACCTAACAAAACAAGTGCACCCATTCAAAGTTCTGACTAGTAGAGTACAGATACAACCGGAAGTGACTTTCGTGGCAGGTTGGGAAAGCTTTAGGTTAGCTAAAAATGCTTTTCTAAACCGCTACAAATGTCACGCCTGCACTCCTAGCTGTCGGCATTCTCCTATAGTTCTCAGCGTCGCCCATGACTGGGTCATATGAACTACAATCCCGACGTGGCATTTTACCGTTTAGAAACGTCGGATTGTTTGCGATACAGCTTGTGAAACATAAGGCCCTCATCTTTAATCCATCGAGAAATAATTCTAAGACTGTATAGACGAGTTTCACAGATCTATACAGGTATGGGTGCCTCTGTCAAAGCTACTGTTCCAAAAGGTCAGGAAAACGCTAGATAATAACATGGAGATTGGTCTGGTGGGAACCTAACTGTCAATTGTGTAAATAAAAACTAACATGGAGATAGGGTGAAATGTCTTGTTCCCAAACCAAACCGCATTAAAAAAGGTATATATTTGACCTCATTGTTTTGGAAAATAATTTCACTAAAGATATTTAAGGTTATGGTTCAAACATAGAAGCAATGCGTGTTACTGTTCAGTGGGGCTCTAAACAAGACACCTGTATAAATAAGTTTCCAATGATTTATGTAATGAAATCGTGGCCATGATCAATGGGGTCAGTCATGCACCAGCAGACACTATCTTTAGTCACAACCCTGATGGTCATTAAAACTAGCAAAGAGGGAAATATGGTTGTACTTTGACAGTGACAGGGATGTGGGACTCACATTAGCATTAATAGGTTTTATTTGATAGATGCATATAATTGGGCCCAACGTTTTGTAAACTTGCATGCAATCAAAGCAATCTGAATGGGGAATTAATGGTCCCATTTAACTAGCAAAAAAAAAAGTAACTTGAAGAATTTCTTAATGTGCACATCATTGTAAGTAACATGTAATCTGTCAAATTAGACCAGGAACTGGAATTTTATAAAAAGTTTTAATTTCATTGACCAAACCACAACACAAGTTAAAACCAGACAACCCCAATGATACattcaaataaaaaaacatatggTAAACAGTCAAGGAACAGAGCTTTAAAATAAAACAGCGAGGAGGGTTTTTCATCCAAACAAGGACAGATTCAGGGTTAGGGGACACTTCTGGGATGGAGGACTCATCTGGACTGCTCAACTAGAAAAAAAAGTGGTgggtgaggaaggagagaagagacactTCTGAAGACCATCTCCATAAGCAACAACTGGGCATTCCAGCTTTTCACACAGGTTAATATGTACGGGGTCTCCATTCACTAAGACCTACCCAGTTCAGGGCTGAACCCACATTTTGTCTTTATGGCACATAAGAAACCTGTGAGTGATTGAAACAAATGcatgtctcagtggactaatccactgGAGGCCAGGGATGGCGGTGGATGCAGAATAGTCCAGTGGTTTTGTCAGAGCTCACTGGTGCAGCAAAACAGAATTTATTTTGTTGCCAATTCATTGTGTGAATCATTTGCCCTTTGTTAGTGTATCAATTTGTTATCACAAGTAGTACATTTCCAGTTGATTTATAGGAATTTACAGTTCTACAATGTTGACCATTTCTGTTAAtgtatttaatcctagtaaacagtTTTGTTCTCATTGTCAGTcagtcaccactttattttaaggctACAAATGTGAGAAACAACTAGAGATTTATTTAATTCCATTTACTAGTGGTCAAGTTTAGTAATTGTCTGTTGTTTAAAGCATTGCCTTCAATTGAATTTAGAAGTAGGCAAACAGGCTACCTGGCCTCAGTTTGCAAATGTAGATTTTCTATAAAAACAAGCCCATTTGGAGATATGATTGCATTTCTGAttggtccttaagccattttgccactaaTGACTAGGAGCTTTAAAAGTAACttgtcatttggaagacccaagtAAACAGTCTGTTAACATACATTGAGAATGACTAGTTAATAATCCAGTTAAACTCACTGAGTGAAAGGGAATTTTATCATGTGCTGATCTAGTGGAAATGGCAAAAATAAGCCTTACTGATTACTTCTTATCTCTTTCGCAAAATAGCCTACAGTGGCTTCTGTTTAGAGCTCACTGGTGCAGCAAAACaggggcccagaatattttatatcATGTTACAAGATTTGCagttcaaaccgtagtctggaccCTTTTGATAATGTGGTTTTGAGTTTGGCTTCCTTGCTGATGGCCTCAGGTTATGTCAATGTGATTTATAGTGGATATTTATAAAATTTTGATAATTTGCTTCAGCATTTGTTGGTCCTTTTTTTTCTGGGATTGTTTGCACTTTTCAGAAGAGACTTATATTTGTATATAATTTATTACCACTATTCCATAAAAAGAACATATGAAACCCTCAACTGGCACACAAAATTGTACAGAAATGGACCTTAGTCTTTTGGCATTCCACGATGAAAAGACTTGGAGGTCAAGACCCCTGGGGTGTAATTTATTTTGGCAACTGTCAGCAGATAAGGCAGAATCTGTGATGGTCAGGTACTGAAATCATCCACCTGTTGCATTTGACCCAAAATAAACTTTGGTTTGATATTTCTTCAAAATGTGTGCTTAAAGCACGTATCCAGAGGACACTTCTCCTCCCTTGGAACGAAAAAATCAATCAAGGTCACTGTTTAGTAAGGAACTGAAAACACCTGGTTATCTGTTAtaaggtcttaattgaaaggaaaaaccaaaattccagcagacactaggccctccaagGAATTAAAAGGCACAGTGAACTAGTGTATGTAAAGCATCAGGCCCACTGAAATTTGGAAAGGGGGAAAAATGGAAAAACTAAACAATTGTTGGCCTTACTTGTGTCATCAAAGCACTAACCattgccaaaactagtttgttaccagagaccctgggaccaggcTCTGTTGAAAAAAAAACGTTATCAACTATTAGGTCCATGGGGCTACAATGTTTATTTGGCCTATCTTTTACATAGTTGGTAAGAGGGTTTTGCTGGTAGTGATATCATTGTTCATGAAAAAGTGCATATGAAAGCAACTCCTGTGGAGGCCGGGCGCAGAATCTGTGAACGCACTAACCAGGTacaggtgtttcctccgacacattggtgtggctggcctCCCCTTGTTCAAaatggatgcgcgctgtgttaagggAAGAGTGCGGCTTGGTTGCGTTGTGTTTCATCAGAGGATCACTGTTTTAAGGAAAGTCTTCACACACGGGAGTTAATTGAAAGGAGAGACAAGATAggaactactaacaattggatactggcttaaattggggagaaaaagggggtaaattcaaaaataaatttaaaattcAACCAACTGATTGGTCAAAGAACAGATGACTTGAGTGGCAAAGATTTTTGTGGAGGTCAGCCCTACATGGCAGTCCAATTCTCTCTagtcaccaccattactactcaGTGAGTTATTATACCAGGCAATTATCTTGGGGTTTCAATGAGCTGACTATATCCCCTGACCCTCCAGGCCCAGCATTAGAGTACTAATGATTAACAGATGTTGCATACCCCAGACACACAGGGCACATTGACATTTGTTATGATAGCCAAGTCCATTTTGACCCTCTTCACACATTCATTCCCTTTAAACATTGAATTAAACAATCAGCAGACAGTGACAGAAAGATAACTATTTATTCTTATAAGAACAACAAGTAATAGTTATGAAAGTTTGAGGCTATAAGGATGGAGAAAGACTTACTGTAAGTGGAAATGTCGATCTCTTCTGGCAGCTCAGCCACATTGACCTCAAAGCGGTCCTGCACGTCATTCAAAGTCTTGGCATCTGTCTCGTCTGACACAAAGGTCACAGCCAGACCCTTGGTTCCAAACCGCCCAGCACGGGCCACCTGAGGGGCAAGAGTGTCAGATGGGAGTGACAACTCAAAAAATACATGAGTCCAATGACAAGTTGATGAAATAGTCAGATGCAATCATCGAAATAGGTATTTGGAAATACCATTCACTACCAGAAGACAGGTGTTTGAGGCGCCATCAGTTATGTGACTCACCCTGTGTAAGTATGTGTCCGAGTCCTCAGGCATGTCGTAATTGAAGACAATATTGACCCGCTCAATATCCATCCCTCGGCCAAACAGGTTGGTGGCCACCAAGATCCGCCTTTGGAAGTCCTTGAACTGCTGGTACCGGGACAGCCTGGGGATAGACAGCCAGAGGATTAACACAGCTGCTATAGGTATTACTAGATGTAGAGGCTGCCATTTGAAGGAAACTTGTTGAGTTAAATGAAGAGGCTTTCAGCTATATAAAAAGCCAGCATTTGGGGCTCCATTTCATTTGAGATGTGAGAGAAAAGCGTGCATGTAAGCAACAGAGACTGACCTCTCCTCCTGAGCCATGCCCCTGTGGATGGCAATGGCAGGGAAGTTCTGTTCCACCAGTAGCTGAGAAAGCGCCACACAGCGCTGCACTGACTTGACAAAGATCACCACCTAGAGGTACACAGGAGACATTACAGAAATATAGCAAACAAATTTACAAGGAAACAGCACAAATAAGACTTCTTACAGGGATAAAAGTTATACCATTAGTGTGTGGGTTTACCTGGTTGAACTCCAGCACATCAAGCAGGTCAAAGAGCTTGCGGTTCTTCTCGCTGTCCTTCAGCTTGCAGTAGTACTGCTGCAGACCGTGCAACGTCAGCTTGGTCTCATCATCTACAAACACCTCCATGGGCTACAGGAGACAGAGCATGTCACTTCAGAACCACAAAAATCCCTATGAAGTCAATGCAAAGACAGTGCTGTTTGTACAAACAACCTGAGTCCATAACCGCATGAAGTGGCAGTGCTACCCCTGCACTCACATCCTGCATGAACTTGCGGCAGACCGGTCGAATCTCCTTGCTGAGGGTGGCGCTGAACATCATGCACTGCTTCTCATGTGGTGTTAGCCTGAAGATGTCCTGTACGTCACGCCTCATGTCTGAAACAAGAGAAATGGGAACATGGATAAACAGCCAAGTCTCAAACTACCCCCAGAACAGCCAACAACCAAGACATCCATTTTAGTCTAACATGTTATAACAGATTTCCATTGGGGTAAACCAAATCAAGATTGTTCAGAAATCATTTTTCAGGGGGGATTACAAAATAGGTTGAATTAAAGTTTAGTGAAAAAGGAGCATTTCCAAAAAGGACATGAATAATAAGCAGGACTCACCCAACTGTTCCAGCATCTTGTCACATTCATCCAGGACAAAGTGCTTGACGTTCTTTAGGTTGAGGGTCTTGTTGCGGATGAGGGCCAGGATTCGGCCAGGGGTTCCCACCACAATGTGAGGGCAGTTCTTCTTCAGCACATCCTCATCCTTCTTGATAGACAGGCCCCCAAAGAACACGGCTGCCTTTACTGTGGGCATGTACTTGGAGAAACGCTCGTACTCTTTACTGATCTGGAAGGCCAGCTCTCGTGTGTGGCACATTACTAGAACTGACACCTAGAGAAAAGAGTAGTATTTGATGCGAATAGATCACCTGCAGGTTATGCATAACAAATATTTGAAACTTAATATTCCAGAGGCATTTGCAGAATGCAGACACTGACCTGTCCATCCACAGGCTCAATCTGCTGTAGTGTGGCAAGAACAAACACTGCAGTCTTGCCCATACCAGACTTAGCCTGGCACAGGATGTCCATGCCCAGGATGGCCTGAGGGATGCACTCATGTTGAACTGGAAAACAATGAGGCATTTGGTCAGTACACCTGAATGCAGTTCACCATCTTTATCAAACAAAAAAGCCATTGTTTACCATAACACACCTTGGAGAACACATGCATTGTTTTGACAAGAAAGTCCATCAACACCCAATGACCATGGACACAGCCATCCACCTATACAGCCACTCCATTGTATCCACAGACATGCCACTGCTATTCATGACCTCCATTTATGCCACTCCCAGCACTCATCCACCCATTGCactcaccttcagatggatgCTCAAAGCCACAGTCGACAATAGCGCGGAGCAGCTCTGGTTTGAGCAGGAAGTCTCTGAAGCCAGAGCTGTGGATGGAGACATAGGAGCCCTTCACCTCCTTCTTGCCTGCTGGGGCAGTAGTCTCCGGGGCTCCCTGAGGCTCCTCATCCTCTTCATAGTCCAGCAGTTCATTGTCAACGTCATTCTCAGCCATTCTGTCTATAGAAAAAAAATTAGGAGGGTGAGGGGGCAATAATGGCTGGTCATTCACACTAGCGGTCACCATTTGTTTTTGACAACATCGCCACTATCCATGGTAAGGTTAGTCTACATCAGAGCACTATTAAGTTAACATTCAGTAACACCAAATCATAACGTTGACAGTTGCAGGAAACGTCTCAAACTAGCTAAGCTATGACTATCCAGTTAAGTTACGCAGTTAACTAGTTGCAAACTATCCACGTTCAACAGCAAAATAAGCAGCTCAATTATGTATTACAAACAAAACAAGGGGCCatggttgctagctagcattttgTTATAAATGGTAAGCAACTACAAAAGGTTTCGTCAACAACGGTTGGTATTGGCTAGCTCCGTAGGTTGTTTACGAGTAAAACCAGAGATACCTCTGGTAACGTAACATCCGTATAGTAACGCAAACAATGTCATGAATCGACGCTGCTTTTGCCGCAGCTCAGCTCAGGCCAACCTAGTTAGCTAAATTACTAGCAGTTCtggtagctaacgttaactaataAAAATATCAATGTAGCGAACTATCGAACTAAACCAACTACTGTCCAAATTACACAACATGTAGAGCCACACGTGGCTAACTCCAATGTTTTGCACGACTTTGATCGGTTttggttagctaacgttagccctaGCCTAGCTAGCAAAATAGCCATCGTTACTTCCAGATGCCTTGCTCAGAACTAACAATGCATTTGCCAATATCTTGCTTATCCGAAAACCATCAAAAGCAGTTGGTGATTTATAATACAACTACGAGAACCAGAATATTCCCATAAGGACACAAATAAGCAATATTAGCTACCGTCTTACCTTACAGCGATGTTACAATTCAACCTCCAAAAAATACTCCTCAAAACCACATGGAGAGGAGGCCTCAGTTTATACGACAAGCCGGAACTTCCGCCTTCACCAAATACAGTAATATCATTGGTTGGTTTACGTGTCAATTTGACGAAACTACTCCTAATTCTATCACGATTGGCCAAGTCAAGCTGTCAATCAATAGTGACGATAAGCACTCCTGTCAGAGATTTTTTATAACTAACCAAGATAGCCCACAGACTGTCGTTTCCAATGAGAAATAGTGAGcaagagccaagcacgagctagcgagatccttTTAGCCAGTTCCAGCATGCATCTGTATATTTCCGGTAGAgaacgcctactctgtgaagtAAGCGTGTGCAATAGCTCGAGTCGCCTTTGCTTCTAAACAATGCGATTTAAAAGAAAATTGATAAAGGGCAAAATCTGCAAATATAAGTCCGCCTGGTGTCTGTCAATAACATTTTAGATTGCGTTT
This portion of the Oncorhynchus nerka isolate Pitt River unplaced genomic scaffold, Oner_Uvic_2.0 unplaced_scaffold_1185, whole genome shotgun sequence genome encodes:
- the LOC115110589 gene encoding ATP-dependent RNA helicase DDX39A-like; this translates as MAENDVDNELLDYEEDEEPQGAPETTAPAGKKEVKGSYVSIHSSGFRDFLLKPELLRAIVDCGFEHPSEVQHECIPQAILGMDILCQAKSGMGKTAVFVLATLQQIEPVDGQVSVLVMCHTRELAFQISKEYERFSKYMPTVKAAVFFGGLSIKKDEDVLKKNCPHIVVGTPGRILALIRNKTLNLKNVKHFVLDECDKMLEQLDMRRDVQDIFRLTPHEKQCMMFSATLSKEIRPVCRKFMQDPMEVFVDDETKLTLHGLQQYYCKLKDSEKNRKLFDLLDVLEFNQVVIFVKSVQRCVALSQLLVEQNFPAIAIHRGMAQEERLSRYQQFKDFQRRILVATNLFGRGMDIERVNIVFNYDMPEDSDTYLHRVARAGRFGTKGLAVTFVSDETDAKTLNDVQDRFEVNVAELPEEIDISTYIEQSR